The following coding sequences lie in one Heliangelus exortis chromosome 6, bHelExo1.hap1, whole genome shotgun sequence genomic window:
- the ACVR1 gene encoding activin receptor type-1 isoform X1: protein MRSSAMADGVMILPVLLLLVFPSLSWQDELNMVHYECVCEGMSCGNGDRCQGQQCFASLSINDGAKVYQKGCFQVYEQGKMTCKTPPSPDQAVECCQGYLCNMNITAQLPSSKGQTFQGEAAGYSVETLIIVILAPVIVLIVFSAVAVLIIRRIQKNHMERLNSRDAEYGTIEGLIASNVGDSTLADLLDHSCTSGSGSGLPFLVQRTVARQITLVECVGKGRYGEVWRGQWQGENVAVKIFSSRDEKSWFRETELYNTVLLRHENILGFIASDMTSRNSSTQLWLITHYHEMGSLYDYLQLTTLDTVSCLRIVLSIASGLAHLHIEIFGTQGKPAISHRDLKSKNILVKKNGQCCIADLGLAVMHSQSTNQLDVGNNPRVGTKRYMAPEVLDETIQADCFDSYKRVDIWAFGLVLWEVARRMVSNGIVEDYKPPFYDLVPNDPSFEDMRKVVCVDQQRPNIPNRWFSDPTLTSLAKLMKECWYQNPSARLTALRIKKTLTKIDNSLDKLKADC from the exons ATGAACTAAATATGGTCCACTACGAATGTGTGTGTGAAGGCATGTCCTGTGGGAATGGAGATCGTTGCCAAGGCCAGCAATGTTTTGCTTCCCTGAGCATTAATGATGGTGCTAAGGTTTACCAGAAAGGCTGCTTCCAAGTCTATGAACAAGGGAAAATGACCTGCAAAACACCTCCGTCCCCTGACCAAGCTGTTGAGTGCTGCCAAGGATACCTGTGCAACATGAATATCACTGCACAGCTGCCCTCTTCTAAAG GGCAAACCTTtcaaggagaagctgcaggtTACAGTGTGGAAACACTAATCATCGTTATACTGGCTCCAGTGATAGTGTTGATAGTTTTTTCTGCAGTAGCAGTGCTGATCATACGGAGAATACAGAAAAACCATATGGAGAGGCTCAATTCTAGAGATGCAGAATATGGCACAATCGAGGGACTCATTGCATCAAACGTTGGAGACAGCACGTTGGCA GATTTATTGGATCATTCCTGCACATCTGGAAGTGGTTCTGGACTTCCTTTCTTGGTACAAAGGACGGTGGCTCGCCAGATCACACTTGTGGAGTGTGTAG GAAAGGGCCGTTATGGAGAGGTCTGGAGGGGTCAGTGGCAAGGAGAAAATGTTGCTGTGAAGATCTTCTCTTCTAGGGATGAAAAATCCTGGTTCAGGGAAACTGAGTTGTACAACACTGTATTGCTGCGGCATGAGAATATTTTAG GTTTTATTGCATCTGATATGACTTCCAGAAActccagcacccagctgtgGCTGATCACCCACTACCATGAGATGGGCTCTCTGTATGACTACCTGCAGCTCACCACCCTGGACACGGTCAGCTGCCTGCGCATCGTCCTCTCCATAGCCAGTGGGCTGGCACATTTGCACATTGAGATCTTTGGCACCCAGGGGAAGCCAGCCATCTCCCACAGGGACCTGAAGAGCAAAAACATCCTCGTGAAGAAGAACGGACAGTGCTGCATAGCAGATCTAG GCCTTGCAGTCATGCACTCCCAAAGCACCAACCAGCTGGATGTGGGGAACAACCCCCGCGTGGGCACCAAGCGCTACATGGCTCCAGAGGTGCTGGATGAAACCATCCAGGCAGACTGCTTCGACTCCTATAAAAGGGTGGACATCTGGGCTTTTGGGCTGGTCCTCTGGGAGGTAGCTAGGCGTATGGTTAGCAATG GTATTGTGGAAGACTACAAACCACCATTTTACGACCTGGTTCCAAATGATCCCAGTTTTGAAGACATGAGGAAGGTGGTCTGTGTAGATCAGCAAAGACCCAACATTCCCAACAGATGGTTCTCAGACCCT ACACTAACATCTCTTGCCAAGCTGATGAAAGAATGCTGGTACCAGAACCCCTCAGCCAGACTAACAGCCCTGCGAATCAAAAAGACTTTGACCAAAATTGATAATTCCTTAGATAAACTGAAAGCTGACTGCTGA
- the ACVR1 gene encoding activin receptor type-1 isoform X2 yields MADGVMILPVLLLLVFPSLSWQDELNMVHYECVCEGMSCGNGDRCQGQQCFASLSINDGAKVYQKGCFQVYEQGKMTCKTPPSPDQAVECCQGYLCNMNITAQLPSSKGQTFQGEAAGYSVETLIIVILAPVIVLIVFSAVAVLIIRRIQKNHMERLNSRDAEYGTIEGLIASNVGDSTLADLLDHSCTSGSGSGLPFLVQRTVARQITLVECVGKGRYGEVWRGQWQGENVAVKIFSSRDEKSWFRETELYNTVLLRHENILGFIASDMTSRNSSTQLWLITHYHEMGSLYDYLQLTTLDTVSCLRIVLSIASGLAHLHIEIFGTQGKPAISHRDLKSKNILVKKNGQCCIADLGLAVMHSQSTNQLDVGNNPRVGTKRYMAPEVLDETIQADCFDSYKRVDIWAFGLVLWEVARRMVSNGIVEDYKPPFYDLVPNDPSFEDMRKVVCVDQQRPNIPNRWFSDPTLTSLAKLMKECWYQNPSARLTALRIKKTLTKIDNSLDKLKADC; encoded by the exons ATGAACTAAATATGGTCCACTACGAATGTGTGTGTGAAGGCATGTCCTGTGGGAATGGAGATCGTTGCCAAGGCCAGCAATGTTTTGCTTCCCTGAGCATTAATGATGGTGCTAAGGTTTACCAGAAAGGCTGCTTCCAAGTCTATGAACAAGGGAAAATGACCTGCAAAACACCTCCGTCCCCTGACCAAGCTGTTGAGTGCTGCCAAGGATACCTGTGCAACATGAATATCACTGCACAGCTGCCCTCTTCTAAAG GGCAAACCTTtcaaggagaagctgcaggtTACAGTGTGGAAACACTAATCATCGTTATACTGGCTCCAGTGATAGTGTTGATAGTTTTTTCTGCAGTAGCAGTGCTGATCATACGGAGAATACAGAAAAACCATATGGAGAGGCTCAATTCTAGAGATGCAGAATATGGCACAATCGAGGGACTCATTGCATCAAACGTTGGAGACAGCACGTTGGCA GATTTATTGGATCATTCCTGCACATCTGGAAGTGGTTCTGGACTTCCTTTCTTGGTACAAAGGACGGTGGCTCGCCAGATCACACTTGTGGAGTGTGTAG GAAAGGGCCGTTATGGAGAGGTCTGGAGGGGTCAGTGGCAAGGAGAAAATGTTGCTGTGAAGATCTTCTCTTCTAGGGATGAAAAATCCTGGTTCAGGGAAACTGAGTTGTACAACACTGTATTGCTGCGGCATGAGAATATTTTAG GTTTTATTGCATCTGATATGACTTCCAGAAActccagcacccagctgtgGCTGATCACCCACTACCATGAGATGGGCTCTCTGTATGACTACCTGCAGCTCACCACCCTGGACACGGTCAGCTGCCTGCGCATCGTCCTCTCCATAGCCAGTGGGCTGGCACATTTGCACATTGAGATCTTTGGCACCCAGGGGAAGCCAGCCATCTCCCACAGGGACCTGAAGAGCAAAAACATCCTCGTGAAGAAGAACGGACAGTGCTGCATAGCAGATCTAG GCCTTGCAGTCATGCACTCCCAAAGCACCAACCAGCTGGATGTGGGGAACAACCCCCGCGTGGGCACCAAGCGCTACATGGCTCCAGAGGTGCTGGATGAAACCATCCAGGCAGACTGCTTCGACTCCTATAAAAGGGTGGACATCTGGGCTTTTGGGCTGGTCCTCTGGGAGGTAGCTAGGCGTATGGTTAGCAATG GTATTGTGGAAGACTACAAACCACCATTTTACGACCTGGTTCCAAATGATCCCAGTTTTGAAGACATGAGGAAGGTGGTCTGTGTAGATCAGCAAAGACCCAACATTCCCAACAGATGGTTCTCAGACCCT ACACTAACATCTCTTGCCAAGCTGATGAAAGAATGCTGGTACCAGAACCCCTCAGCCAGACTAACAGCCCTGCGAATCAAAAAGACTTTGACCAAAATTGATAATTCCTTAGATAAACTGAAAGCTGACTGCTGA